In the Brassica napus cultivar Da-Ae chromosome A7, Da-Ae, whole genome shotgun sequence genome, one interval contains:
- the LOC106421534 gene encoding outer envelope pore protein 21B, chloroplastic has product METSLRYTCNSKSLKIHAKEKLPVNSKTHLQLHGELDTGTGAPSYFCAMIRHLFPEAATGLGVGIHYDKRQKLRCHVRGKKQFPVRDDKSVTFNVKGRCDFDQDFNQRNPIGAAEFAWNIMNFKEDQDVRIKVGYEMFDKVPYMQIRENNWTLNANMKGKWNLRFDL; this is encoded by the exons ATGGAGACTTCTCTGAGGTATACGTGCAATTCAAAGTCGTTGAAAATCCATGCGAAGGAGAAGCTCCCGGTGAACTCGAAAACCCATTTGCAG CTTCATGGAGAGCTAGATACTGGAACTGGAGCTCCTAGTTACTTCTGTGCGATGATTAGACACTTATTCCCCGAG gctGCAACAGGCCTGGGAGTAGGAATCCATTATGATAAGCGCCAAAAGCTTCGGTGTCACGTACGCGGGAAAAAACAGTTTCCTGTCAGAGATGATAAGAGTGTCACCTTCAATGTCAAAGGCCGGTGTGATTTTGATCAAGACTTCAACCAg AGGAACCCTATAGGAGCTGCAGAGTTTGCCTGGAACATAATGAACTTTAAGGAAGATCAGGATGTAAGGATCAAAGTTGGCTACGAAATGTTTGATaag GTTCCTTATATGCAGATTAGAGAAAACAACTGGACCCTTAACGCCAACATGAAGGGGAAATGGAACTTGAGGTTCGACCTGTAA